A segment of the Arachis hypogaea cultivar Tifrunner chromosome 5, arahy.Tifrunner.gnm2.J5K5, whole genome shotgun sequence genome:
TGAAAAGGCAGTGCGCTTTCATGACAGAGTGCTGGCTCATGGATTTCACTTCGACCAAGTCACTTATGGGACCTTGATCAATGGCCTCTGTAAGACCGGACACACATCAGCTGCTATTCAAGTGCTGAGAAAGATCCCACGGCATGAGATTGTTCCTAATGTCTTCATGTACAACTCAATTATTGATAGCCTTTGCAAGGTTACACTTGTAAATGATGCTTTTCATTTATACTCTGAAATGCTTGCTAAGGGAATTTCTCCCAATGTTATCACGTACAACACTCTAATTTATGGATTGTGCCTTGCTGGTCAACTCAAGGAAGCCGTTCATTTGCTAAATGATATGATTCTCATAAACATTACTCCAAATGTTCGTACATATAGTATTTTGATCGATGGGCTATGCAAGGAAGGAAAGATCAAAGATGCTAAGAATGTGTTGGCTGTGATGACAAAACATGGTGTGAAACCAGATGTGGTTACTTATAACTGCTTAATGGACGGGTATTGTTTGGTTAATCAGGTAAATAAGGCAAAATATGTATTCAACACAATGGCCAAGAGTAGACCATTTCCTGATGTTCGGAGTTACAATATCATGATTAATGGCTTTTGTAAGAGTAAAATGATCGATGATGCCTTGAATCTCTTCGAAGAGATGCGTCGCAAGAACTTGGTTCCTGACACGGTAACTTACAATACACTAGTTGATGGCTTGGGAAAATCAAGGAGAATCCTTTGTGCCTTGGAGCTTCTCGAAAAGATGCATGATCGAGGTCAACCTGCTAATATAGTCACTTACAATTCTTTGCTGGATGCTTTGTTCAATATCAAACAACATGACAAGGCACTTATGTTATTCAATCAAATGAAAGAGTGTGGCATTGATCCCGACATATATACATACACCATACTTATAGATGGCATGTGCAAAAGTGGAAGACTTAAAAATGCAAAAGAGATTTTTCAAGATCTTTCCATTAAAGGCTATCATCCAGACGTGAGGACATACACTATTATGATCAATGGGCTTTGCAAGGAGGGCCTACTTCATGAAGCATTGGTTTTCTTGTCAAAAATGGAAGACAATGGTTGCTTACCAAATGCTGTAACTTATGAAATAATCATTCGTGCTCTGTTTGAAAAAGGTGAAAATGATAATGCGGAGAAACTACTTCGTGAAATGATATCTAAAGGCCTGTTGAAAGGATAAAAGATGGTGAGATTCTTCTTGTTAGACATCACAAAATGTTGTTTATATCTCTTTCTTTTTAACTTGTGTTTTGTTCTCGTTCATCTTTCGATTCCATATTAATGCTTTTAGATCTTCACATGATTGTGATTCTTTATTCTGCTTTACCCACACCTAAATGTTTTCTTTGTCGTTGCTTATTTTATGGCATTTTCGGTGACTAGATGGCTGTTATATGTGGCTTGTCGGATCTATCattatttccttttttatttttgtaattatatatgtGCATTGATGTTAATTTATTCTTAAGCTGAAATGGTTGTGATTTTCATCATTCAAAGGGAATCCTTGTTAGTTGTGAAGCTTCCCTGCACTCTTGTTGTCTTTCGATCTTTTCATTTCCCCCATATTTGAAGTAAACTCCCATGCAGCAGCATACTGTCTGATGTAGCCTTAGATGAAATCTCAAATGTTCTTTTGCAAACATCTTCTCATTTTTCTGTGTTCATGCAGTTATACCTGAAGCATATTGTACCAAAGCAATCATTTTGATAAAAATAGTTACTGATTCAAACCTCAAAGCCAAAGGATTTTGATCAAACACTAGCCTCTTGCGCAATCTCCAAGCACCCCAAAGAGTAGCAAGAAACATTTGCACAGGTTAATACTCAAAAAAGTTGGAATACTCTATCATGAATTGCATGTTCCCATATAATCatgttaagaaaaataataaacctATAAACTTTACAATTAAAATGAGAAACTTTGGTGGTATATTCGGGCTTTTAAGTTCGAATCCCATTAATGCTAAAATATTGTGTTAAGAAACAATTATGTGATTAAATCTGGTTTTAATGAAACAATTATGGTAATTTTATAGATAGGAATTGTTCAGTAGAGAGTATTTTCATTTGTTAGCTGAGCTAAACTTGTAGGTTGATGGCTTGATAACTTTCATCTTTATGCTGGCTGTACCATAAATCAATTGATTCATTTGAAACGTTCTTGGAGTTATCATGAAAAACATTGGTCCAtttgtttgttgttttttttttttcagaaaaaaaatgacaataaaaattttgaaaaatggcaATTATCATTGTCTTtcgaggttttttttttttttttttttttgttaaggtgGAAACAGAAAATAACTAGTTTACAAGGGCAAGCAGTAGCAGAAAGCCATTGGATTTTATTCAGATGCCCTTAAACTAAGCAGCAAGAATACAACCTACTACAGTAATAGGGCCCAAGCATCTAAGTCTAGTAGGTAGATACTGAATATTACTAGGTTAGACTATACAAGATGTGGATGTCAAgccatttcaaattttcaatccatttcaaatatatcttaaaaCCCTTGTTCATTTTCATAACTAATGTTAGTCAGCAATTAATGCTTAATTGAattatttcattatttcttgttgaAGAATCCTGTATAGGGATTATTACATTGTTCTTGTTTAAAA
Coding sequences within it:
- the LOC114927703 gene encoding uncharacterized protein isoform X1, translated to MLSMRRTPPIIQFNQILGSLSKTKQFHAAVSLFQQLEARGIAPDLFTLSIVINCCCGMGRMTLAFSVLAKIFRMDYQPNTVTLTTILKGLCLSGSVEKAVRFHDRVLAHGFHFDQVTYGTLINGLCKTGHTSAAIQVLRKIPRHEIVPNVFMYNSIIDSLCKVTLVNDAFHLYSEMLAKGISPNVITYNTLIYGLCLAGQLKEAVHLLNDMILINITPNVRTYSILIDGLCKEGKIKDAKNVLAVMTKHGVKPDVVTYNCLMDGYCLVNQVNKAKYVFNTMAKSRPFPDVRSYNIMINGFCKSKMIDDALNLFEEMRRKNLVPDTVTYNTLVDGLGKSRRILCALELLEKMHDRGQPANIVTYNSLLDALFNIKQHDKALMLFNQMKECGIDPDIYTYTILIDGMCKSGRLKNAKEIFQDLSIKGYHPDVRTYTIMINGLCKEGLLHEALVFLSKMEDNGCLPNAVTYEIIIRALFEKGENDNAEKLLREMISKGLLKG
- the LOC114927703 gene encoding uncharacterized protein isoform X2, producing the protein MGRMTLAFSVLAKIFRMDYQPNTVTLTTILKGLCLSGSVEKAVRFHDRVLAHGFHFDQVTYGTLINGLCKTGHTSAAIQVLRKIPRHEIVPNVFMYNSIIDSLCKVTLVNDAFHLYSEMLAKGISPNVITYNTLIYGLCLAGQLKEAVHLLNDMILINITPNVRTYSILIDGLCKEGKIKDAKNVLAVMTKHGVKPDVVTYNCLMDGYCLVNQVNKAKYVFNTMAKSRPFPDVRSYNIMINGFCKSKMIDDALNLFEEMRRKNLVPDTVTYNTLVDGLGKSRRILCALELLEKMHDRGQPANIVTYNSLLDALFNIKQHDKALMLFNQMKECGIDPDIYTYTILIDGMCKSGRLKNAKEIFQDLSIKGYHPDVRTYTIMINGLCKEGLLHEALVFLSKMEDNGCLPNAVTYEIIIRALFEKGENDNAEKLLREMISKGLLKG